One stretch of Poecilia reticulata strain Guanapo linkage group LG21, Guppy_female_1.0+MT, whole genome shotgun sequence DNA includes these proteins:
- the aldh8a1 gene encoding 2-aminomuconic semialdehyde dehydrogenase, translated as MPKSSEPRSYLVLENYIGGKFVSCGNHIDSYDPSTGEVYCKVPDSGKEEVDAAVAAAKEAFPHWSARSPQQRGDVLNKLADLIEANMEDLVQAESKDQGKTVTFARTVDIPRSAYNFRFFASSVLHHTTDCSQMDHMGCLNYTIRCPVGVAGLISPWNLPLYLLTWKIAPAIATGNTVVAKPSEMTSVTAWMMCKLLEEAGVPPGVVNVVFGTGQRAGDALVGHPDVPLISFTGSTATAQRITERSAPYCKKISLELGGKNPAIIFADADLEQCVETTIRSSFSNQGEICLCTSRIYVERSIYSEFLEKFVAAARKWKTGAPSDPSNNNGALISKEHLEKVRSFVALAKSEGAVIHCGEGVNHLDLPKVNKSGYFMPPTVISGIPDSSRVMQEEIFGPVTCVCPFDTEDEAVARGNGVRYGLSATVWSRDVGRVHRLAQRLQAGLVWTNCWLVRDLNLPFGGMKHSGVGREGGKDSYHFFTEVKSITIKH; from the exons ATGCCGAAAAGCTCGGAACCGCGCTCTTATTTGGTTCTGGAGAACTACATTGGGGGAAAGTTTGTGTCCTGTGGAAATCACATCGACTCCTATGACCCTTCCACCGGTGAGGTTTACTGCAAAGTACCAGACAGCGGCAAAGAAGAG GTAGATGCGGCCGTGGCAGCGGCTAAAGAAGCCTTCCCTCATTGGTCAGCTCGTAGTCCACAGCAGCGAGGAGACGTCCTCAACAAGCTCGCCGATCTAATCGAAGCCAACATGGAGGATCTCGTTCAAGCCGAGTCAAAGGACCAAG GTAAAACTGTGACATTTGCTCGGACTGTGGACATACCCAGGTCTGCGTACAACTTTCGCTTCTTTGCATCGTCTGTGCTCCACCACACCACCGACTGCAGCCAGATGGACCACATGGGCTGCCTGAACTACACCATACGCTGCCCAGTTGGAGTTG CTGGCCTGATCAGTCCCTGGAACCTCCCTCTGTACCTCCTGACGTGGAAAATTGCACCGGCAATCGCCACGGGCAACACGGTGGTGGCCAAACCGAGCGAGATGACCTCTGTGACCGCGTGGATGATGTGCAAGCTGTTGGAGGAAGCTG GCGTCCCTCCAGGTGTGGTCAACGTCGTGTTTGGCACCGGTCAGAGAGCAGGAGACGCCCTTGTTGGGCACCCAGATGTCCCGCTGATCTCCTTCACCGGCTCCACTGCAACTGCTCAACGCATCACAGAGCGGAGCGCCCCCTACTGTAAAAAGATCTCCCTGGAGTTGGGGGGCAAAAATCCAGCCATTATTTTCGCTGACGCAGACCTGGAGCAGTGCGTCGAGACAACCATTCGCTCCAGCTTCTCCAATCAG GGAGAAATTTGCTTGTGCACTAGTAGAATTTATGTAGAGAGGAGCATTTACTCTGAATTTCTGGAGAAATTTGTAGCTGCAGCTAGGAAGTGGAAGACCGGCGCTCCATCTGACCCAAGCAACAACAACGGAGCTCTCATCAGCAAAGAGCACCTAGAGAAG GTTCGGAGCTTTGTGGCACTTGCCAAATCAGAAGGAGCCGTAATCCACTGTGGCGAAGGAGTCAATCACCTAGACCTTCCCAAAGTCAACAAGTCCGGCTACTTTATGCCTCCTACGGTCATCTCTGGCATCCCTGACAGCTCCCGGGTCATGCAGGAGGAGATCTTCGGCCCCGTCACTTGCGTTTGCCCCTTTGACACAGAGGATGAGGCTGTTGCCAGGGGAAACGGGGTCCGCTATGGCCTGTCAGCCACTGTGTGGTCCAGGGATGTGGGAAGAGTTCACCGTTTGGCCCAGAGGCTTCAAGCTGGGTTAGTGTGGACCAACTGCTGGTTGGTGAGAGATCTGAATCTGCCATTTGGAGGAATGAAACACTCCGGTGtgggcagggagggagggaaagatTCCTATCACTTCTTCACAGAGGTGAAAAGCATTACCATCAAACACTAA